From a region of the Chlorocebus sabaeus isolate Y175 chromosome 23, mChlSab1.0.hap1, whole genome shotgun sequence genome:
- the LSM11 gene encoding U7 snRNA-associated Sm-like protein LSm11, which produces MEERERGARSARAASPARPPSPRLDVSSDSFDPLLALYAPRLPPIPYPNAPCFNNVAEYESFLRTGVRGGGRGRGRARGAAAGSGVPSAPGPSGRTRRRPDAPAPDPERIQRLRRLMVAKEEGDGAAGAGRRGPGRSRKAPRNVLTRMPLHEGSPLGELHRCIREGVKVNVHIRTFKGLRGVCTGFLVAFDKFWNMALTDVDETYRKPVLGKAYERDSSLTLTRLFDRLKLQDSSKKEADSKSAVEDSTLSRYSQTSTWKLASVWGRGDTDRGSHKRSRSVPSSLQASAREESRSELSGRTTRTEGSSVGGTFSRATTLSRGQSRKKKRKPKVDYQQVFTRHINQIFIRGENVLLVHLAQ; this is translated from the exons ATGGAGGAGCGGGAGCGGGGGGCGAGGTCGGCTCGCGCCGCGAGTCCCGCGCGCCCGCCCAGCCCGCGGCTGGATGTTAGCTCTGACAGCTTCGACCCGCTGCTGGCGCTGTACGCGCCCCGCCTGCCTCCCATCCCCTACCCCAATGCCCCCTGCTTCAACAACGTGGCGGAGTACGAGAGCTTCCTCAGGACCGGGGTCCGGGgcggcgggcgcgggcgcgggcgggCTCGGGGCGCGGCCGCGGGCTCGGGGGTTCCCTCCGCGCCCGGGCCCTCAGGCAGGACTCGCCGCCGCCCGGACGCGCCCGCCCCGGACCCCGAGCGCATCCAGCGTCTACGCCGTCTCATGGTGGCCAAAGAGGAAGGGGACGGAGCCGCAGGAGCGGGCCGGAGGGGTCCCGGTCGAAGCAGGAAGGCGCCACGCAACGTGCTCACGCGAATGCCCT TGCACGAAGGCAGCCCTCTGGGTGAACTCCATCGCTGTATCCGCGAGGGGGTGAAGGTGAATGTTCACATCCGCACTTTCAAGGGACTTCGGGGCGTCTGTACAGGCTTCCTTGTTGCATTTGACAAGTTCTGGAATATG GCACTTACTGATGTGGACGAGACCTACCGAAAACCTGTCCTAGGCAAAGCATATGAACGGGATTCATCACTGACTCTCACTAGG CTATTTGATCGACTGAAACTTCAAGATTCCTCCAAGAAGGAAGCAGATTCTAAGTCTGCAGTTGAAGATTCCACTCTGTCTAGATACTCACAGACATCCACTTGGAAGTTGGCTTCAGTGTGGGGAAGAGGAGACACTGACCGGGGCTCACACAAGCGTTCCCGCTCTGTCCCTTCTTCCCTGCAGGCCTCTGCAAGGGAGGAGTCCAGGTCAGAGCTGTCAGGGAGGACTACACGGACCGAAGGCTCCAGTGTGGGAGGTACCTTTTCCAGGGCTACCACCCTTTCCAGAGGCCAGTCCCGTAAGAAAAAGCGAAAGCCCAAAGTGGATTACCAGCAGGTATTCACTCGACACATAAATCAGATTTTCATTCGAGGCGAGAATGTCCTGCTGGTTCATCTTGCACAGTGA